The DNA window GGTCGGCGAAAACTTGAGTCGTGAGCAATATCAGGCCACGCTGCTCGCCGCAGATGCAGGAGATCCTACAAGCTGGTTCAATGGCCAGTGCTTTGATCGTATCTTGTTGGATGCGCCTTGTTCGGGAACCGGCGTTTTGCGTCGCCACCCCGATATCAAAATTTTGCGCCGTGATTCGGATGTTGCTCCGCTCGCGGCGCAACAGCAGCGCCTTTTGGAGGTGCTCTGGCCCCTGCTGGCTCCTGGGGGTATGCTTTTGTACGTCACATGTTCTTTATTACCGGAAGAAAACGTCATGCAGGTAGAACGATTTCTCCGCAGCGAGCCCTCTGCCCAGTTGATGGCTCTTCCCCTTGATTGGCAGCGCCCAAATAGTATCGGGCGACAAATCCAGATAGGTGAGAATGACATGGACGGTTTTTATTATGCTCGGATGCAAAAGTGCCCATGAGCGCAATGTCCTCAAGGCTTTACGTCGCCGAGCTGACAGGCTTGCTGCTGATCATGTTGCTGACTTCGTCAGCGCTACAAACCGTTCGTGCTGAGCCGAGCTTTGATGTGCGTTACGCACAAATCGAGCGGGTCAGTGATGTCTTTTACCTCAATGCAGAACTGCAGTACCAGCTGGGCGAAAATCTGCTGGAGGCATTACATAATGGGGTCAAACTGGGGTTTGAAGTTCAAATAGAGATTTTGCGCGAGCGTCGCTGGCGCTGGGATCGCAGCGAAGCAGAAATTTCGCAACGTTATCGCTTGGAATTCCACGCCCTGAGTCAACTGTACGTTTTGACACACATGAACACCGGCGTGCAGCGCGCTTTCTATCGCTTGGGTTCAGCATTGCAGGCCATGGGCGATATAAAGGCATTACCGCTTTTGGATGCTGCGCTAATTGATGATCAAGAAGCGCACTATTTGCGCATGCGCAGCTTATTAAGAGTTGATGAGTTACCGCTGCCGCTGCGCATGCGTGGCTATATCGCGCGGGAGTGGCGTCCGGGGAGTGATTGGTACCAATGGCCACTGCCCTGATGATTACCAGCAGGGGCTTAGCGCCCATGTTGACGATCTTTCTGATGTTGCTGGCATCGCTGGTCATCATGAGCAATGCCGCTCAGAACTCAGAGCATTTTGAGCGCTTTTATGTTTGGTTGCTGTTGTTCAACGCCTTAGCCTTGATCGCGCTGGCTGGGGTAATCGGCTATCGCTTATTCAAAGTCGTTCGGGCTGTCATGCGGCATGCCCCCGGGTCTCGACTCACGGCCAAGCTGGTGGCCTTGTTCGTGGCGCTGTCGATGGTCCCCGTGCTTATCGTTTTTTACTTTTCCATCACTTTCATAGACCGTGGCATTGATAGCTGGTTTGACGTACGGGTGGAAAAGGCCTTGGAGGATGCTTTGGAATTGGCCCGCACTTCCCTAGATACCCGAGTGCGCCAACATAGTCGCCAGACGGAGAACATGGCTAGTGAGTTAATCGATGTCTCAGAATCCATAGCGGTCCTAAGATTGGGCGAT is part of the Ectothiorhodosinus mongolicus genome and encodes:
- a CDS encoding DUF4390 domain-containing protein, with the translated sequence MSAMSSRLYVAELTGLLLIMLLTSSALQTVRAEPSFDVRYAQIERVSDVFYLNAELQYQLGENLLEALHNGVKLGFEVQIEILRERRWRWDRSEAEISQRYRLEFHALSQLYVLTHMNTGVQRAFYRLGSALQAMGDIKALPLLDAALIDDQEAHYLRMRSLLRVDELPLPLRMRGYIAREWRPGSDWYQWPLP